From Bacillus oleivorans, the proteins below share one genomic window:
- a CDS encoding guanine permease: protein MEDILKDILAAFSVVLNGLPQGLLALSFGFASVPTALAFMVGAVGNSLTSNVAVISFQAETIAVAGTMGKNMRDRLSSIFFGALILVIISLFGVMEQIVEWIGPVITNGMMAGVGFMLAKIAWDMAKNDRIIGVTSFASALLTYVITKDLVYTITISVILSSVVYNFIKKENETVSKNISEDKFKLQKFVINAAVIRGALALVCLNIGANIAFGKINGEIAGEEVNIDTLTIISSLADMASSLFGGGPVEVIISATASAPHAVWAGVLTMAIMAGILLFKLLPKIGKYVPSSSIAGFLFVLGAIVTLSGNATAALTAAEPGSQIVAAVTIIITAIVDPFFGLLAGVMMEFLLGIFGV, encoded by the coding sequence ATGGAAGATATACTAAAAGACATTCTAGCAGCATTCAGTGTTGTACTGAACGGATTACCTCAAGGGTTACTTGCCCTTTCGTTTGGGTTTGCTTCTGTACCGACCGCCCTTGCATTTATGGTTGGTGCAGTAGGTAATAGCTTAACAAGTAATGTAGCCGTTATTTCATTCCAGGCAGAAACGATTGCGGTTGCCGGAACGATGGGCAAAAATATGCGGGACCGCCTTTCTTCAATTTTCTTTGGTGCATTGATATTAGTAATTATCAGTTTATTTGGCGTAATGGAACAAATCGTTGAATGGATTGGTCCTGTCATTACCAATGGGATGATGGCCGGTGTTGGCTTCATGCTTGCAAAGATCGCATGGGATATGGCGAAGAATGATCGGATTATAGGGGTGACCTCTTTTGCCAGTGCCTTATTGACATATGTAATAACCAAGGATTTAGTGTATACAATCACGATTTCGGTGATCCTTTCAAGTGTAGTTTATAATTTTATAAAAAAAGAAAATGAAACGGTTTCTAAAAACATTTCAGAAGATAAGTTTAAATTACAAAAATTTGTTATCAATGCAGCTGTTATTCGCGGAGCATTAGCACTCGTTTGTTTAAATATTGGCGCGAATATTGCTTTTGGAAAAATCAATGGTGAAATTGCAGGTGAGGAAGTAAATATTGACACCCTAACCATTATCAGCAGTTTAGCTGACATGGCTTCTTCCTTGTTTGGCGGAGGCCCGGTAGAAGTCATTATTTCAGCTACAGCATCTGCGCCTCACGCCGTTTGGGCAGGGGTTTTAACGATGGCGATTATGGCTGGTATCTTACTCTTTAAACTTTTACCGAAAATCGGAAAATACGTACCAAGTTCTTCTATTGCCGGTTTCCTTTTTGTACTGGGTGCCATTGTTACACTGTCTGGGAATGCAACAGCTGCTCTAACCGCTGCAGAACCGGGTTCGCAAATTGTGGCCGCTGTGACAATTATCATTACTGCCATTGTTGATCCATTCTTTGGGTTATTAGCAGGGGTCATGATGGAATTTTTACTAGGAATCTTTGGAGTTTAA